Proteins encoded within one genomic window of Anastrepha ludens isolate Willacy chromosome 4, idAnaLude1.1, whole genome shotgun sequence:
- the LOC128860016 gene encoding toll-like receptor 6, with product MAIYYLQSPQQQHQLKSTQKFYQYATIVVLLLTLIAGGNMQQQQQLMQQAPSLQQQHVPTAKQAQPQKQQQQQSQQAHQQHSNAIMGEAGVTNSQLPQPPTATHYGGANLQPGGMMGGMLAGTAGQDPRYDAPDDCHFLPAAGPEHPEIALTCNLRTVNSEFDTTNFSVIPADHTIALHVLCNDEIMAKSSLEARSFAHLVRLQELSIQYCKLAKFNRHVLEGLSQLRNLTVRTHNILWPTINFDIEADAFAVVKNLERLDLSSNNIWSLPDNIFCALSGLSSLNMSENRLQDVNELGFRERSREQQMTGSEQSTVATPEVSTKRQQSIGSSSSNSSCNLDLEILDVSYNHFVLLPANGFGTLRRLRVLQVNNNEISMIADKALSGLKNLQVLNLSSNKIVALPSELFTEQAGSIQEVYLQNNSISVLSPKLFSNLDQLQALDLSHNQITSTWIDRNTFVGLIRLVLLNLAHNKLTKLEPEIFTDLYTLQILNLRHNQLENIAADTFAPMNNLHTLLLSHNRLKYLDAYALNGLYVLSLLSLDNNALIGVHPEAFRNCSSLQDLNLNGNQLKTVPLALRNMRLLRTVDLGENMITVLEDNAFKGLGNLYGLRLIGNYLENITMNAFKDLPSLQILNLARNRIGVVEPGAFEMTSSIQAIRLDGNDLSEINGLFSNMPSLLWLNISDNRLEHFDYAHVPHTLQWLDLHKNRLGELSNRFSLDTQIRLQTLDASFNQIQRISPSSIPNSIELLFLNDNLIHIVDPDTFMHKTNLTRVDLYANQITTLDIKSLRILPVHELRSLPEFYIGGNPFTCDCNIDWLQKINHIKSRQYPRIMDLETLYCKLLNNRERAYIPLVDAEPKHFLCTYKTHCFAVCHCCEFDACDCEMTCPTNCTCFHDQTWSTNIVECSGAGYSQMPRKVPMDTTELYIDGNNFVELAGHTFLGRKNLAVLFVNNSNVQFLHNTTFSGLRRLLVLHLEDNHIAEVRGDEFSNLENLRELYLQNNLITSVGNGSFQALRKLEVLRLDGNRLMHFEVWQLALNPYLVEIGLADNQWSCECSYLMRFRAYLSQTAEKIVDAARVSCVYNNATSVLREKNGTKCTLRGDEVTTYAHASEIEHLLPLLLVATCAFVGFFVLILGVFCYRHELKLWAHSNCLLNLCYTGRNTHGFVESFDKDRLCDAYFAYSLQDEHFVNQILAPTLEHDIGYRLCLHYRDVNINAYVTDAIIEAAESAKQFVLVLSKNFLYNEWTRFEYKSALHEMVKRRKRLVFILYGDLPQRDIDMDMRHYLRTSTCLEWDDKKFWQKLRIALPHIRKRPMTANCLASRSAVNIYGPTHEYQPAGANTVGGIGGGVGLPNGHLSAGTGVEKTHYNDCNNYATINDCGVAARGYAPIPTATAACKFNTLNELSHKLHKNDLLNNIGGGAGCIGLGGGAKTLDHHHHLRPHQQHEYAVPAYLGALSNGHVGSGNAPTYDSVDYAKQQKLSGSNNCDNCSGGTQKRVTKGGLHPSFSSNFTAPPNGSIGGGACYNNYNCKKPCNCGARKHPAAASEDGISCRCGNAGSGAAKDTLNAATTATTTASTTAAATATALTNNTCSSNSSNNSHSSSSATNSSNNSTSSAGSNNRQATEQLAHYESSLSLNDSVTLNGPLWA from the coding sequence ATGGCCATCTACTACTTACAatcaccacaacaacaacaccagcttAAATCAACACAAAAATTCTACCAATACGCCACAATTGTCGTTTTGCTGCTGACGCTCATAGCTGGCGGCAAcatgcaacaacagcagcaattgATGCAACAAGCGCCTAGCTTGCAGCAACAGCATGTCCCAACTGCAAAGCAAGCACAACCAcaaaagcagcaacagcagcaatcgCAGCAAGCGCATCAGCAACACTCGAACGCCATTATGGGCGAGGCGGGTGTTACGAACTCCCAGCTGCCACAACCGCCCACAGCCACACATTATGGCGGTGCCAATTTGCAGCCAGGCGGCATGATGGGTGGCATGCTAGCCGGCACAGCGGGCCAGGATCCGCGCTACGATGCGCCCGACGATTGCCACTTTCTACCCGCCGCTGGACCAGAGCACCCCGAAATTGCGCTCACCTGCAATCTACGCACCGTCAATAGCGAATTCGATACGACCAACTTTAGTGTCATACCAGCCGATCACACGATAGCGTTGCATGTGCTGTGCAACGATGAAATAATGGCGAAGAGTTCGCTGGAGGCGCGCTCCTTTGCGCATTTGGTGCGCTTGCAGGAACTCTCCATACAATATTGCAAGCTTGCTAAGTTCAATCGGCATGTGCTGGAGGGTTTGAGCCAGCTGCGCAATCTTACCGTACGCACACACAACATCCTCTGGCCCACAATCAATTTCGATATTGAGGCCGATGCTTTTGCGGTCGTCAAGAACTTGGAGCGTTTGGATTTGTCATCGAATAATATTTGGTCGTTGCCGGATAATATTTTCTGTGCGCTAAGCGGTTTGTCCTCGCTGAATATGAGTGAGAATCGCTTGCAGGACGTGAATGAGTTGGGTTTTCGTGAGCGCAGCAGGGAACAACAAATGACTGGATCGGAACAATCGACTGTGGCCACACCGGAGGTGTCCACCAAGCGTCAGCAGTCTatcggcagcagcagcagtaacagTAGCTGCAATTTGGATTTGGAAATACTGGATGTGTCTTACAACCATTTCGTGCTGCTGCCcgccaatggtttcggtacgcTGCGCCGTCTGCGTGTGCTGCAAGTGAACAACAATGAGATATCCATGATTGCCGATAAGGCGTTGAGTGGCTTGAAGAATTTGCAGGTGCTCAATCTCAGCTCGAACAAAATCGTCGCGCTGCCCTCTGAGCTGTTCACCGAACAGGCTGGCTCGATACAGGAAGTGTACCTGCAGAACAACTCAATTAGCGTGCTCTCCCCGAAACTGTTCTCAAATCTCGATCAACTGCAAGCGCTCGATTTGTCGCACAATCAGATCACCTCAACATGGATCGATCGTAACACTTTTGTTGGACTCATACGTTTGGTGTTGCTCAATTTGGCACACAATAAGCTCACCAAGCTGGAGCCGGAAATTTTCACTGATCTCTATACTTTACAAATTCTCAATCTGCGTCACAATCAACTGGAGAACATCGCCGCCGACACATTTGCGCCTATGAATAATCTGCACACTCTGCTACTCTCGCATAATCGCCTTAAGTACTTGGACGCTTATGCGCTCAACGGTCTGTACGTGCTGTCGCTACTTTCACTGGACAACAATGCTTTGATTGGCGTGCATCCCGAAGCGTTTCGCAATTGCAGCTCTCTGCAGGATTTGAACTTGAATGGCAATCAATTGAAAACTGTGCCGCTTGCGCTGAGAAATATGCGTTTGCTGCGCACAGTTGATCTTGGCGAGAATATGATCACTGTGCTGGAGGACAATGCATTCAAGGGCTTGGGCAATCTCTATGGTCTACGTCTAATCGGCAATTATTTGGAGAATATAACAATGAATGCCTTCAAGGATCTGCCCAGCCTGCAGATACTCAATCTGGCGCGCAATCGCATTGGTGTAGTGGAACCGGGTGCTTTCGAAATGACGTCGAGCATACAAGCGATACGTTTAGATGGTAATGACCTGAGCGAAATTAATGGTTTGTTCAGCAATATGCCTTCATTGCTGTGGTTGAATATCTCCGATAATCGTTTGGAACACTTTGACTATGCGCATGTGCCGCATACTTTGCAGTGGCTCGATCTGCATAAGAATCGCTTGGGCGAACTTTCGAATCGTTTCAGCTTGGACACACAAATACGGCTGCAAACTTTGGACGCGAGTTTCAATCAAATACAACGCATCTCACCCTCTTCAATACCCAACTCCATCGAACTGCTTTTCCTCAATGACAATCTGATACACATTGTCGATCCGGATACTTTCATGCACAAGACGAATTTGACGCGTGTCGATCTCTACGCCAATCAAATCACTACGTTGGACATCAAGTCCTTACGCATACTACCCGTGCATGAGCTGCGTTCGTTGCCTGAGTTCTACATTGGCGGCAATCCTTTCACCTGCGACTGCAACATCGACTGGCTGCAGAAGATCAATCACATCAAGTCACGTCAGTATCCACGCATTATGGACTTGGAGACCCTCTATTGCAAGCTGCTGAACAACCGTGAACGCGCTTACATACCACTCGTCGACGCCGAGCCAAAGCACTTTTTGTGCACCTACAAGACGCACTGCTTTGCTGTTTGCCATTGTTGCGAGTTCGATGCCTGTGACTGCGAGATGACTTGCCCGACGAATTGCACCTGCTTCCACGATCAGACTTGGTCGACGAATATTGTCGAGTGCTCCGGTGCTGGCTATTCACAAATGCCACGCAAAGTACCCATGGACACCACAGAGCTGTACATTGATGGCAATAACTTCGTTGAGCTTGCGGGTCATACTTTCCTGGGGCGCAAAAATCTCGCTGTGCTATTTGTGAATAACTCCAATGTGCAATTCCTGCACAATACAACTTTCAGCGGCTTGCGAAGACTGCTCGTGCTGCACCTGGAGGACAATCACATTGCTGAGGTGCGTGGCGATGAGTTTAGCAATCTCGAGAATCTGCGTGAGCTCTATCTACAGAATAATCTCATTACCAGCGTGGGCAACGGCAGCTTCCAGGCACTGCGTAAGCTTGAGGTGCTGCGTTTGGACGGCAATCGTTTGATGCATTTCGAAGTGTGGCAATTGGCGCTCAACCCTTACCTCGTAGAAATCGGACTTGCAGACAACCAATGGAGTTGTGAATGCAGTTATTTGATGCGCTTTCGCGCTTATCTTTCACAGACAGCAGAGAAAATTGTGGATGCAGCACGCGTCTCCTGTGTGTACAACAATGCGACCAGCGTGCTGCGTGAAAAAAATGGCACCAAATGCACGCTGCGTGGCGATGAAGTCACGACCTATGCACATGCCAGTGAAATCGAGCATCTGCTCCCACTACTGCTAGTTGCCACATGCGCCTTCGTTGGCTTCTTTGTGCTCATATTGGGCGTCTTCTGTTATCGGCATGAGCTCAAATTGTGGGCGCACTCGAATTGTCTGCTAAACCTGTGCTATACGGGACGCAACACGCATGGCTTTGTCGAGTCGTTCGACAAGGACCGGCTCTGCGATGCGTATTTCGCCTACAGCTTGCAAGATGAGCACTTCGTTAATCAAATATTGGCGCCAACCCTTGAACATGACATTGGCTATCGGTTGTGCCTGCACTATCGTGACGTGAATATCAATGCGTATGTGACGGATGCCATTATTGAGGCGGCCGAGAGCGCCAAGCAGTTCGTATTGGTGTTATCGAAGAATTTCCTCTACAATGAATGGACACGTTTCGAATATAAATCAGCGCTGCATGAGATGGTGAAGCGCCGCAAGCGTTTGGTCTTCATACTCTACGGTGACTTGCCGCAACGAGACATCGATATGGATATGCGCCACTACTTACGTACAAGCACTTGCCTCGAATGGGATGACAAGAAATTCTGGCAGAAGCTGCGCATCGCTTTGCCGCATATACGCAAGCGGCCAATGACCGCCAATTGTCTCGCAAGTCGCTCGGCCGTGAACATTTACGGTCCAACGCATGAATACCAGCCGGCAGGCGCCAACACCGTAGGTGGTATTGGTGGTGGGGTCGGTCTACCTAATGGGCATCTTAGTGCGGGCACCGGCGTTGAGAAGACTCACTACAATGATTGCAACAACTATGCGACCATTAATGACTGCGGTGTCGCCGCGCGCGGTTACGCGCCCATACCCACCGCCACTGCTGCTTGCAAATTCAATACGCTCAATGAGCTTTCACACAAACTGCACAAGAATGATTTACTGAACAACATAGGCGGTGGTGCAGGTTGCATAGGGCTGGGCGGTGGCGCCAAAACGCTCGACCATCATCATCACTTGCGACCACACCAGCAGCACGAGTACGCCGTGCCCGCATACTTGGGTGCGTTATCTAACGGCCATGTCGGCAGCGGCAATGCACCCACCTATGATAGCGTCGACTACGCAAAACAACAGAAATTGAGCGGCAGCAATAATTGTGACAACTGTAGTGGTGGCACGCAAAAGCGCGTCACAAAAGGTGGCCTACACCCCAGCTTTTCATCCAATTTTACCGCGCCGCCCAACGGCAGCATCGGTGGTGGCGCCTGCTACAACAATTATAATTGCAAGAAACCTTGCAATTGTGGCGCGCGCAAGCATCCTGCAGCAGCTAGTGAGGATGGCATCAGCTGTCGTTGCGGTAATGCAGGCAGCGGTGCGGCAAAGGACACACTCAATGCGGCCACAACTGCGACGACAACTGCATCCACGACAGCAGCGGCAACGGCGACAGCGTTGACGAATAATACCTGCAGCAGtaatagcagcaacaacagtcacagcagcagcagtgcgaccaacagcagcaacaacagcaccaGCTCAGCGGGCAGCAATAATCGTCAGGCAACCGAACAACTGGCGCACTACGAATCCAGTTTGTCGCTGAACGACAGCGTAACATTGAATGGGCCACTGTGGGCGTAA